In Vibrio bathopelagicus, the following are encoded in one genomic region:
- a CDS encoding lysine exporter LysO family protein → MFTGMIFIFAPLVVGYLFSISNTQTLEFINRSTSRLIYVILSLMGLSLAALDNLGSNLQTILLYTVTFFVCLSVCNLMALPAIDKLLPLKTDSSQKKLPLSSMAMESAKLILVVGSGLIAGLVLPIGLDWVDTASEWILFVLLFFIGIQLRNSGLTLRQILLNKHGIVIALTIIVTSMIGGVIAAYLLDIPLFKALAMSSGFGWYSLAGILMGDAFGPVYGGASFMLELLRELVALVLIPVLIRSYPCTSIGYAGATAMDFTLPVIQTTGGVRCVPIAIVSGFILSLLVPIMMLFFVSLAN, encoded by the coding sequence ATGTTTACAGGGATGATCTTTATATTTGCGCCACTCGTCGTGGGGTATCTTTTTTCTATATCAAACACCCAGACGTTAGAGTTCATTAATCGCTCGACGTCTAGGTTGATCTACGTAATCCTATCGCTTATGGGGCTGAGCTTAGCCGCACTCGATAACCTAGGCAGCAATTTACAGACAATCCTTCTTTATACTGTCACTTTCTTTGTCTGTTTGAGCGTATGCAACCTAATGGCGCTGCCAGCAATCGATAAATTACTGCCGCTTAAAACTGACAGCAGCCAGAAAAAGCTCCCCCTATCTTCAATGGCGATGGAATCTGCAAAGTTGATTCTGGTGGTCGGTTCTGGCCTCATTGCGGGCTTGGTTCTCCCGATCGGGCTCGATTGGGTCGATACGGCAAGTGAATGGATTCTATTCGTTCTTCTGTTCTTTATTGGCATTCAACTGCGCAATAGCGGATTGACCCTTAGACAAATCTTACTGAACAAACACGGTATTGTGATCGCTCTTACGATTATTGTGACCTCAATGATCGGTGGCGTGATTGCCGCGTACTTACTTGATATTCCCCTCTTCAAAGCTTTAGCGATGTCATCCGGATTCGGTTGGTATTCTCTAGCGGGCATTCTAATGGGTGACGCTTTTGGCCCAGTCTATGGTGGTGCTTCATTCATGCTCGAACTGCTGAGAGAGTTGGTCGCCCTAGTGCTGATCCCGGTGCTGATTCGCAGTTATCCGTGTACTTCTATTGGTTATGCTGGTGCGACCGCAATGGATTTCACTTTGCCTGTCATTCAAACAACAGGCGGCGTTCGATGTGTCCCTATCGCCATCGTCAGCGGGTTTATATTGAGTCTTCTCGTCCCGATTATGATGTTG
- a CDS encoding HDOD domain-containing protein gives MNHLSFFWLPQNKALLLKGLESEFAQLVGHSISAGKITLPPIPEVVLKIQKLCTQESTGIAEVAECLLEDPGLTAIVIRVANSVVFNRRNITCVDIMTAVSRLGILRVRDIVTAQAIEQLKHSVNLNHECNQVLVQSASISKELGATMVLVTNSFKELSPIEYRYLEHEKSLLVGLLADIGLFCLVSEYHLYLENGNYLDHDIALQIFQGQCSATSKLVLRRWGFDSDFIDVCSNTINQQEEREVSYLDIARIANHLLMFRNKDENIDEHEVELNVTGAEVLYKLSNLSKHDFNAKLSDVINASGF, from the coding sequence ATGAATCATTTATCGTTTTTCTGGCTACCACAAAATAAGGCTCTTCTCTTAAAGGGTCTAGAATCAGAGTTTGCCCAACTTGTTGGCCATTCTATCTCAGCGGGAAAAATAACCCTTCCTCCTATCCCTGAAGTCGTCTTAAAAATTCAAAAATTATGCACCCAAGAATCAACGGGCATTGCCGAGGTCGCTGAGTGCTTACTTGAAGACCCAGGCCTAACGGCTATCGTGATTCGTGTTGCTAACTCTGTGGTATTTAACAGACGGAATATCACCTGTGTCGACATTATGACGGCAGTCTCACGCTTGGGGATATTGAGAGTAAGAGACATCGTTACCGCCCAAGCTATCGAACAGCTTAAGCATTCAGTGAATCTAAACCACGAATGCAATCAGGTTTTGGTGCAAAGCGCTTCTATCTCAAAAGAACTTGGCGCGACGATGGTACTGGTTACCAATAGCTTCAAAGAACTGTCCCCTATCGAATATCGCTACCTCGAGCATGAGAAATCTCTACTCGTCGGGCTATTAGCCGATATAGGTTTGTTCTGCCTAGTAAGTGAGTATCACCTCTATCTTGAAAATGGGAACTACTTAGACCACGACATCGCTCTGCAAATATTCCAAGGCCAATGCTCTGCAACCAGTAAGCTGGTTCTTAGACGTTGGGGATTCGACAGTGACTTCATTGATGTGTGTAGCAACACGATCAATCAACAAGAAGAACGCGAAGTGTCTTATCTTGATATTGCACGAATTGCCAACCACCTCCTGATGTTTAGAAACAAGGATGAGAACATCGACGAGCATGAAGTGGAGCTTAATGTCACGGGTGCCGAAGTTCTTTATAAATTAAGCAACTTGAGTAAACATGATTTTAATGCAAAGCTAAGCGACGTTATCAACGCTAGCGGCTTCTAA
- a CDS encoding TfoX/Sxy family DNA transformation protein, with product MTETAFINYVNQFGEHQKRSMFGGIGLFQHDAMFALLSEGCLFIRGGKSLDKKLTDLDCEKYRHVKKQTTATVNYYDITDLFTCEHPELDSIIRTSIDNSIQQRSFKKSSASRRLRDLPNMQLTLERMVKKAGVDDVSMFMQLGAPEVFNKVREAYGNDVDLKLLWKFAGAIDGIHWKLLQEPRKQQLLKSCH from the coding sequence ATGACCGAGACAGCATTTATTAATTACGTGAATCAATTTGGTGAGCATCAAAAACGTTCTATGTTCGGAGGTATTGGCCTCTTTCAACATGACGCTATGTTCGCTTTGTTGAGTGAAGGTTGTTTATTCATTAGAGGTGGCAAGTCATTAGATAAAAAGCTGACGGATCTTGATTGTGAAAAGTATCGTCATGTAAAAAAGCAGACAACAGCAACCGTAAATTACTACGATATTACGGATCTGTTTACATGTGAACATCCTGAATTGGATAGCATTATTCGTACTTCAATCGATAATTCAATTCAACAACGTAGCTTCAAAAAATCATCAGCTAGCCGTAGATTGAGAGATCTTCCAAACATGCAACTCACATTAGAGCGCATGGTGAAAAAAGCAGGTGTTGATGATGTTTCAATGTTTATGCAGTTAGGCGCGCCTGAAGTATTTAATAAGGTTCGCGAAGCGTACGGCAATGATGTTGACCTTAAACTACTTTGGAAATTTGCGGGCGCAATTGATGGTATCCACTGGAAACTATTGCAAGAACCACGCAAGCAGCAATTATTGAAGAGCTGCCACTAA
- a CDS encoding response regulator, giving the protein MNKYLILCVDDEPEVLNSVLQDLAPFEENFIVEGAESVDEAKQVIKEMGQDGIKLALILCDHIMPDKTGIDFLIELNQHDSTQATRKLLLTGQAGLEDTVTAINNAALDFYISKPWRGDQLRDTITQQLTDFVIANDKQLLNWTSVLDTERILTAMANKRTSFGE; this is encoded by the coding sequence ATGAATAAGTACCTAATTTTATGTGTCGATGATGAACCTGAAGTTCTCAACAGTGTCCTTCAAGACTTAGCACCATTTGAAGAAAACTTTATTGTTGAAGGAGCCGAATCGGTCGATGAAGCTAAGCAAGTGATTAAAGAAATGGGACAAGATGGTATTAAGCTCGCCTTAATCTTGTGTGACCACATCATGCCTGACAAAACGGGTATCGATTTTCTCATCGAACTCAACCAACACGACTCGACGCAGGCGACGCGCAAGCTGCTGCTCACAGGCCAAGCCGGGCTTGAAGACACAGTGACGGCCATCAATAATGCTGCGCTTGATTTCTATATCTCTAAGCCTTGGCGAGGCGACCAACTCAGAGACACGATTACACAACAGCTAACCGACTTCGTGATTGCCAATGACAAGCAGCTATTGAACTGGACCTCAGTCCTAGATACCGAACGTATCCTTACAGCGATGGCGAATAAACGGACAAGTTTTGGCGAGTAA
- a CDS encoding ATP-binding protein, with product MNQYAVICLDNNPVSIERIRSELAPLSYVFDIYTAENLEDAHHALEDIHDNHQTVALVISHHHSEFNGVQFLIELEQLPHSNTARTILVSASSDIQSILTAVNEGRLNHCLTKPVQDQVLFKSAQKELTSFVIQYDPENLLSYSDALDQQRLLRAHIEQKIHSFQSGFIHDYHQLSDNALAERVVSALQDVFSKDDKTKAIRDYSPEHLLTVEGEDNRFLWLIIEGEAALYKKDELGQQREVVRHSKGNIVGGMSFVTGEPSFSTAITLTQTRVIKLDKDSFAQVMHSNNTLLPLFTNLLLRHFNRRLQRSITNKIKLQQTLESLESAHQQLIEKEKMAMLGQLVAGVAHELNNPIAAILRSIETLSEHLDQILENSSLPESNKGTEVLAHSKLAKPLSTAQERQLVKHLTSTIDDRTLAKKAVRLNLSQDSAVLDTLKDSPIAGKELLNDLEHYHYVGNSIRSIQVCSKRIADMVKSLKSYAREDEEVRHYADIHEGLEDTLVIFENRLKHHQLEKHYDTELPPLLCQSLSLQQVWTNLISNALDALSERGTVSITTSQQTEGDDTFLVVQISDTGHGIAKEDINTIFNPNFTTKKEGNFGLGIGLSISQQIVSAHQGFILVESEVGSHTHMQVWLPFKQEGAPHE from the coding sequence GTGAATCAATACGCTGTTATTTGTTTGGACAATAATCCGGTTAGCATTGAAAGAATACGCTCGGAGCTGGCTCCGTTGTCTTATGTATTCGACATTTATACTGCTGAGAACTTAGAAGACGCGCATCACGCATTAGAAGATATCCACGACAATCACCAAACCGTCGCCTTGGTGATCTCTCACCATCATTCTGAATTCAATGGTGTGCAATTTCTGATTGAACTTGAACAGCTGCCCCATAGTAATACCGCAAGAACGATATTGGTGAGCGCCTCGTCAGACATACAATCCATTCTAACCGCAGTGAACGAAGGTAGGCTCAACCACTGCCTAACTAAACCGGTTCAAGATCAGGTTCTCTTTAAATCAGCGCAGAAAGAGCTGACTTCTTTTGTCATCCAGTACGACCCAGAAAACCTTTTGTCTTACAGTGATGCGTTGGATCAACAACGCTTACTAAGAGCACACATCGAACAAAAGATTCATTCGTTCCAATCTGGGTTCATTCACGATTACCACCAGCTTTCTGATAACGCCCTTGCTGAGCGTGTCGTCAGTGCTTTGCAGGATGTCTTTTCGAAAGACGACAAAACTAAAGCCATTCGTGATTACTCGCCAGAACACCTGTTGACTGTAGAAGGTGAAGACAATCGCTTTCTTTGGTTAATCATTGAAGGTGAAGCCGCTCTCTATAAAAAAGATGAACTGGGGCAACAGCGCGAAGTTGTGCGTCACTCTAAAGGCAACATTGTCGGAGGGATGTCATTCGTGACGGGTGAACCTTCGTTCTCTACTGCGATCACCCTAACCCAGACACGAGTGATCAAGCTCGATAAAGATAGCTTTGCTCAGGTTATGCATTCAAACAATACCCTGCTTCCGCTATTTACTAACCTTCTGCTACGTCACTTCAATCGACGATTGCAACGAAGCATCACCAATAAGATCAAACTGCAACAAACACTGGAATCGTTAGAGTCTGCACACCAACAATTGATTGAGAAAGAGAAGATGGCAATGCTGGGTCAGCTTGTAGCAGGTGTGGCTCATGAGTTGAACAACCCTATTGCAGCGATCTTGCGAAGTATTGAAACCTTGTCTGAACATCTCGACCAGATACTCGAAAACTCGTCACTCCCAGAATCGAATAAAGGGACTGAAGTATTAGCACACTCAAAACTAGCCAAGCCTCTATCCACGGCACAAGAGAGACAACTCGTTAAGCACCTCACATCGACTATCGATGATCGTACGCTAGCTAAAAAAGCCGTAAGACTGAACCTGAGCCAAGACTCTGCGGTTTTAGATACTTTAAAAGACTCCCCTATTGCGGGCAAAGAGCTGCTCAACGACTTAGAGCATTACCACTATGTAGGAAACTCTATTCGCTCGATTCAAGTGTGCAGCAAACGCATTGCCGATATGGTGAAAAGCCTAAAAAGCTACGCACGAGAAGATGAAGAAGTGCGTCACTACGCGGATATCCATGAAGGACTTGAAGACACCTTAGTGATCTTTGAAAACAGATTGAAGCATCACCAGCTCGAAAAACACTACGACACCGAGCTGCCGCCTTTATTGTGCCAGTCGCTCTCGTTACAACAAGTTTGGACGAACCTTATCTCCAATGCACTGGATGCGCTTTCAGAACGAGGAACCGTCTCTATCACGACATCTCAACAGACAGAAGGAGACGATACTTTTCTGGTGGTGCAAATCTCAGACACTGGACACGGGATCGCCAAAGAAGACATCAACACTATTTTCAACCCAAACTTCACCACCAAAAAAGAAGGCAACTTTGGTTTAGGGATTGGGTTATCCATTTCTCAACAAATCGTTTCGGCTCATCAAGGTTTTATTTTGGTGGAGTCTGAGGTAGGCAGCCATACTCACATGCAAGTGTGGCTTCCGTTCAAACAAGAAGGAGCACCTCATGAATAA
- a CDS encoding DUF945 family protein: protein MEQLRKIGAIGGAISLALCWPLAVGQIGQNAITDGVAKLNNSSIQAEIVEYDRGYLSSNVTTRVTVTDESLKEQLALDGLPSEFVINSAVSHGLVSLNALSTFENTDILPLTLTTSTELNGNTDFNFELSQFNHQGSDENGTSVSITKSNLSGHATVLGQVDYELSIPSVQIDFETGEEVTLSNLKGIGSGQQAKGYWLGSQNFTIDSFLISDSAMQPFMTIENSKYDFESHLDEATKRLSSSLKLDIANIETNEGQLNNLNVDFEMSKLDSQSFEKIFEIYQANPVLTQEDVAEIIPFIDVLFAKGFDLSMNNMSLELGKGQFESKWLVSVPEGTENISSNPSMIVPALTGNVQSSFSNELVEEYPFIREGIDELIVMEMIKQTESGYEITADLENGNLVFENGQEIPLIALLMPAFVQ, encoded by the coding sequence ATGGAACAGTTAAGAAAAATTGGCGCAATTGGCGGAGCAATCTCATTGGCACTTTGTTGGCCACTCGCGGTTGGGCAAATTGGACAAAACGCGATTACTGATGGCGTTGCAAAGCTTAACAATTCAAGCATTCAAGCTGAGATCGTGGAATACGATAGAGGTTATCTTTCTTCTAATGTAACCACTCGTGTAACTGTGACGGATGAGAGCTTGAAAGAGCAACTTGCGCTCGATGGCTTACCAAGTGAGTTTGTCATTAATAGTGCGGTTAGCCATGGTTTAGTGAGCTTAAACGCGCTGTCGACGTTTGAGAACACTGACATTCTGCCTCTTACTCTGACTACCAGCACTGAGCTAAACGGCAACACGGATTTCAACTTTGAGTTAAGCCAGTTCAATCATCAAGGTTCTGATGAAAATGGTACCTCGGTATCTATCACGAAATCGAACCTCTCTGGCCATGCCACCGTATTGGGGCAGGTCGATTACGAGCTTTCTATCCCATCGGTTCAAATTGATTTTGAAACGGGTGAAGAGGTGACACTATCTAACCTAAAAGGAATTGGTTCCGGCCAGCAAGCGAAAGGTTACTGGTTAGGCTCGCAGAACTTTACTATTGATAGCTTCTTGATTTCAGATTCTGCAATGCAGCCATTCATGACCATCGAAAACTCTAAGTACGATTTTGAATCGCATCTAGATGAAGCGACTAAGCGTTTGAGCAGCAGCCTTAAGTTGGATATCGCCAACATCGAGACCAACGAAGGCCAGTTGAATAATCTAAACGTCGATTTTGAAATGTCGAAACTGGATAGCCAGTCGTTTGAGAAAATCTTTGAAATTTACCAGGCGAATCCTGTTCTGACGCAAGAAGATGTGGCTGAGATCATTCCGTTCATTGATGTACTGTTTGCTAAAGGCTTCGACCTTTCAATGAACAATATGTCGTTAGAATTAGGCAAGGGTCAGTTTGAATCTAAATGGTTGGTGAGTGTACCGGAAGGCACTGAAAACATCAGCAGCAACCCTTCAATGATTGTCCCTGCATTAACCGGTAATGTTCAATCTAGCTTCTCAAATGAACTTGTCGAAGAATACCCATTCATCCGTGAAGGTATCGACGAATTGATCGTGATGGAAATGATCAAGCAAACAGAAAGTGGTTATGAAATCACGGCTGATCTAGAGAATGGAAATCTAGTGTTTGAAAATGGACAAGAAATTCCATTAATTGCACTACTTATGCCGGCTTTTGTTCAATAA
- the serC gene encoding 3-phosphoserine/phosphohydroxythreonine transaminase encodes MELTLDNVFNFSAGPAALPKPVMKQAQADFIDWNGLGTSVMEISHRSKEFIQVADESEQDLRDLLNIPDNYKVLFCQGGARAQFAAVPLNLLGDATKATYIDAGYWAESAVTEASKYCEIDVFNAKTSIDGKAAVVPAKDWEIDPESAYVHFCPNETIDGIEISELPQTDKPIVADMSSNILSRKIDVSQYGVIYAGAQKNIGPAGICIAIVRDDLLDLANEVLPSILNYKVLAEKDSMFNTPPTYAWYLSGLVFKWLKAQGGVEAMERVNQEKAALLYNAIDDSAFYKNDVHTANRSRMNVPFQLVKPELDAKFLELADAAGLKSLKGHRAVGGMRASLYNAMSLEGVQVLVSFMKDFEEKYA; translated from the coding sequence ATGGAACTTACATTAGATAACGTATTCAACTTTAGTGCTGGCCCAGCGGCACTGCCTAAACCGGTAATGAAACAAGCACAAGCGGACTTCATTGATTGGAATGGTTTAGGCACTTCCGTTATGGAAATCAGCCATCGCAGCAAAGAGTTTATTCAAGTTGCCGATGAGTCTGAGCAAGACCTACGTGATCTTCTGAACATCCCAGACAACTATAAAGTTCTTTTCTGTCAGGGGGGCGCTCGTGCTCAATTCGCTGCTGTTCCTCTAAACCTTCTAGGTGACGCGACGAAAGCGACTTACATTGATGCGGGTTACTGGGCTGAAAGTGCGGTGACTGAAGCAAGTAAGTACTGCGAAATCGACGTATTCAATGCGAAGACATCGATTGATGGCAAAGCGGCTGTTGTTCCGGCTAAAGATTGGGAAATCGACCCAGAATCGGCATACGTGCACTTTTGTCCAAATGAAACCATCGATGGCATCGAAATCAGTGAGCTTCCGCAAACAGATAAGCCTATCGTTGCTGACATGTCATCTAACATCTTATCTCGCAAAATCGATGTGTCTCAGTACGGTGTTATCTACGCGGGCGCTCAGAAGAACATTGGTCCTGCAGGTATCTGCATTGCTATCGTGCGTGATGATCTACTTGATCTTGCCAACGAAGTATTACCTAGCATTCTGAACTACAAAGTTCTTGCTGAAAAAGACTCTATGTTCAACACGCCACCAACCTACGCATGGTACTTATCTGGCTTAGTTTTTAAATGGTTGAAAGCTCAAGGTGGTGTGGAAGCTATGGAGCGTGTTAACCAAGAAAAAGCAGCGCTACTATACAACGCGATTGATGATTCTGCTTTCTACAAAAACGACGTTCATACAGCCAACCGTTCAAGAATGAACGTACCTTTCCAATTAGTGAAACCAGAGCTAGATGCTAAGTTTTTAGAGTTAGCTGATGCTGCGGGGCTGAAATCGTTAAAAGGTCACAGAGCGGTAGGCGGCATGAGAGCTTCACTTTACAACGCGATGTCTCTTGAAGGCGTTCAAGTATTAGTCAGCTTCATGAAAGACTTCGAAGAGAAATACGCTTAA
- a CDS encoding AraC family transcriptional regulator, with the protein MPTRQIDSHSGIITSNEMMVAHPNSPALVKTIDMPKGYVDAMHQHTWHQVIFPIKGLLQTKTEHYQHLVPHTSALFVPAGIQHESIALSHTTFVGIYLNPAFGIKYEPQVRTITLTPFLNELLQEIRRQCEGLVSDEEVSRLLSVLHDQIMKDNIQTFQLLLPEDRRLKLVFEALTEKPALDLSLKEWGEKVGASERTLSRLFSKEFNTSFQLWRQQIRLIYSLSLLDEEFSIQSIADQVGYQNDSSYIKAFKASFNVTPQQFRFNSQRR; encoded by the coding sequence ATGCCAACCCGCCAAATAGATTCTCACTCCGGAATCATCACCTCAAATGAGATGATGGTCGCCCACCCTAATTCACCGGCATTGGTGAAGACCATCGATATGCCCAAGGGCTACGTCGATGCAATGCACCAACATACATGGCATCAAGTGATCTTCCCCATCAAAGGCCTGCTGCAAACGAAAACCGAGCACTACCAACATCTTGTGCCCCATACTTCTGCTTTGTTTGTTCCTGCGGGCATTCAGCATGAGTCCATCGCATTAAGCCATACGACGTTTGTCGGCATTTACCTTAATCCAGCCTTTGGTATTAAGTATGAGCCTCAAGTGCGAACCATTACCCTGACGCCATTTTTGAATGAGCTATTGCAGGAAATTCGCAGACAGTGCGAAGGATTAGTGAGTGATGAAGAGGTATCGCGATTACTCTCGGTATTGCACGATCAGATCATGAAAGACAACATTCAGACCTTTCAATTGTTATTACCCGAAGACAGACGCTTGAAGCTTGTGTTTGAAGCGCTGACGGAGAAGCCAGCGTTGGATTTGTCGCTAAAGGAATGGGGAGAGAAAGTCGGTGCATCAGAGCGAACCTTGTCACGACTATTCTCGAAAGAGTTCAATACGTCATTTCAGTTATGGCGACAACAAATCCGACTAATTTATTCGTTGTCTTTGCTCGATGAAGAGTTCTCAATCCAGAGCATTGCTGACCAAGTCGGTTATCAAAACGACTCGTCTTACATCAAAGCCTTCAAGGCGTCTTTTAATGTCACCCCGCAGCAGTTTCGCTTTAATAGTCAACGAAGGTAA
- a CDS encoding MOSC domain-containing protein, with protein sequence MKKLGVVNSVLAGKTVTFAHGSNSAIDKQVLSERQHATELGFTNDEQGDPRFHGGIQKALHIYPSEHYPVWQQELGDKDIFQSAGAFGENLSSSGISEQSICLKDKVRIGSTLLEVSQGRMPCWKLNVRFDQNDMARRLQDTLRTGWYFRVLEEGDIGAGDEIILCERPYPDWSLARIMGSVFTGSLDREELSQMADLPLVESWGKLVERRLETGEVEDWEMRLVGPTAA encoded by the coding sequence ATGAAGAAGTTAGGCGTAGTAAATAGTGTATTGGCTGGCAAAACCGTTACTTTTGCGCACGGTTCAAACAGTGCCATTGATAAGCAGGTTTTGTCGGAGCGCCAGCACGCCACAGAGCTTGGTTTTACCAATGATGAACAAGGCGACCCTCGCTTTCATGGTGGCATTCAGAAAGCCCTTCATATTTATCCAAGTGAGCACTACCCGGTTTGGCAGCAAGAGTTGGGCGACAAAGACATCTTCCAATCTGCAGGCGCATTTGGCGAGAACTTAAGCTCAAGCGGTATTTCAGAACAATCCATTTGTTTGAAAGATAAGGTTCGCATCGGATCAACTTTATTGGAAGTCTCACAGGGGCGCATGCCTTGTTGGAAGCTCAATGTACGATTCGATCAAAACGATATGGCAAGAAGACTACAAGACACACTTCGAACTGGGTGGTACTTCCGAGTATTGGAAGAAGGTGATATTGGCGCAGGCGACGAGATCATTCTGTGTGAAAGACCTTACCCAGATTGGTCGCTCGCTCGTATCATGGGCTCGGTATTTACTGGCAGCCTTGATAGAGAAGAGCTAAGTCAGATGGCTGACCTTCCGTTAGTCGAATCTTGGGGCAAGTTGGTTGAACGTCGTCTAGAAACAGGTGAAGTCGAAGATTGGGAGATGCGGTTAGTTGGTCCTACAGCAGCATAA
- a CDS encoding 3'-5' exonuclease, with protein MNKLFRSPAVDWPFKFAQKLERARDDRLKHFYSQPLPAPDTPLSEVTFLAVDFETTGLNPNKDGIITIGLVPFTLNRIYLRQAKHWTLRPKQKLEEESVVIHGITHNDIIDAPDLSEVLGEILESMAGHIPVVHYRRIERDFLDNALKVRLGEGIEFPVLDTLEIESQIQNKLAGGLWNKLKGKKPASVRLGQSRRRYHLPDYTPHHALTDAIATAELLQAQIAHHFDSEMPLKNFWL; from the coding sequence ATGAACAAACTATTCAGATCACCTGCGGTCGATTGGCCGTTTAAGTTTGCTCAGAAGCTCGAGCGCGCTCGCGACGACCGCTTAAAGCACTTTTATAGCCAGCCTCTTCCTGCGCCTGATACGCCACTTTCAGAAGTGACTTTCTTGGCTGTCGACTTTGAAACCACGGGGTTAAACCCAAACAAAGACGGCATCATTACTATTGGTTTAGTGCCATTTACGCTCAATCGCATCTACTTGCGACAAGCCAAACACTGGACGCTAAGACCAAAACAGAAGTTGGAAGAAGAGTCTGTCGTGATTCATGGCATCACTCACAATGACATCATTGATGCTCCAGATCTTAGCGAAGTGCTGGGCGAGATCTTAGAATCAATGGCAGGACATATTCCTGTGGTTCACTATCGTCGTATCGAACGTGACTTCTTAGATAATGCATTGAAGGTGCGACTCGGAGAAGGCATTGAGTTCCCAGTCCTCGATACGCTCGAGATCGAATCTCAAATCCAGAATAAACTGGCTGGCGGTTTGTGGAATAAGCTAAAAGGTAAAAAGCCAGCTTCAGTGAGATTGGGGCAGAGTCGTCGTCGATACCACTTACCCGACTACACACCGCACCACGCGCTAACCGATGCTATTGCGACCGCTGAATTACTCCAAGCACAGATCGCTCATCACTTTGACTCTGAGATGCCTTTGAAGAATTTCTGGCTCTAA